The proteins below are encoded in one region of Patescibacteria group bacterium:
- a CDS encoding CvpA family protein, translated as MMIFDLVLLLILFGFVWFGFWLGLIHVIGGILGVIIASFLSTRWYDFVAHKLLFLFGNNLNLSRIICFIVLFIVIWRLVSLLFNFLNRVFNWLTFIPFLKTINRLAGAIFGLLEGALILGIILFFLSKFPIWGLSNMISSSTTAQFLMKIAKILWPLLPLGLKKLQEIK; from the coding sequence ATGATGATTTTTGACTTAGTACTCCTTCTAATTTTATTTGGGTTTGTTTGGTTTGGATTTTGGCTGGGATTGATTCATGTTATCGGTGGGATTTTGGGCGTGATTATCGCTTCGTTTTTGTCGACCCGATGGTATGATTTTGTCGCTCATAAATTATTATTTTTATTTGGCAACAATTTAAATCTGTCGCGTATTATTTGTTTTATAGTTTTATTTATTGTTATCTGGCGCTTAGTCAGTTTATTATTTAATTTTTTGAATCGCGTTTTCAACTGGTTAACTTTTATTCCATTTTTAAAAACTATCAATCGCTTAGCCGGGGCTATCTTTGGGCTGCTTGAAGGCGCGCTAATTTTAGGAATAATTTTATTTTTCTTGTCCAAATTTCCGATTTGGGGACTGTCAAACATGATCAGCTCTTCTACTACCGCCCAATTTTTAATGAAAATCGCTAAAATTCTGTGGCCCTTATTGCCTCTGGGCCTAAAAAAACTCCAAGAAATAAAATAA
- the greA gene encoding transcription elongation factor GreA produces MTHITKKELEKLKKELETRTTKTRQEIAEMMRTAKDQGDLSENAEYFEARENQWENDNRINELQQIISEAEIVEERRGGGKIDVGSTVKLKSASGIVVFTIVSPEGVDLDKKMISFQSPLGQALMGKKTSDEIEITAPKGKIKYKIIEVK; encoded by the coding sequence ATGACTCATATTACTAAAAAAGAGCTGGAAAAGCTAAAAAAAGAGCTAGAAACGCGAACAACTAAAACAAGGCAAGAAATTGCCGAAATGATGCGTACAGCCAAAGACCAGGGAGATTTAAGCGAAAATGCCGAATATTTTGAGGCGCGCGAAAATCAATGGGAGAATGACAACAGGATCAATGAGTTACAACAGATAATTAGTGAGGCTGAAATCGTTGAAGAAAGGCGAGGCGGCGGTAAGATTGATGTTGGTAGTACGGTTAAATTAAAATCGGCTTCCGGGATCGTTGTTTTTACTATTGTCAGCCCAGAGGGAGTTGATCTGGATAAAAAAATGATTTCCTTTCAATCTCCTTTGGGCCAGGCCTTAATGGGTAAAAAAACTAGTGACGAAATAGAAATTACTGCGCCAAAAGGTAAAATAAAATACAAAATCATAGAAGTAAAATAA
- a CDS encoding MiaB/RimO family radical SAM methylthiotransferase: MKICFITFGCKLNQSESFSWQDKLSGKKIQVVTEQQNPDLIIVNACSVTLKAERELRQKVNQLKRKFPRAELILTGCFLFPPKIVRVLSRDKMASFIDKLAKQYLTTGEKYKSLCRTRTFIKIQDGCNNFCAYCIVPYLRGRIYSRSISEIINEIRKRETQGCQEIVLVGTDLQKFKDRNNNLIDLLNKILSETKINRIRISSLWPTAIKQRLINLMKNNSRICPHLHLSMQSGSNEILKVMGRPYQASQILNLIKQAKKIKNLSLTADLIVGFPGETKKDFLKTVNFVKKAGLLKVHVFKYSPRPGTKAAKMTNQVLDAIKTARSQELKEVSDLISKKFKNKYISKVMRVLFEAKRDGYWSGFTDNYLRVYVPSRVQLTNQFVEVKLTSLFKDGYRAKVVK; the protein is encoded by the coding sequence ATGAAAATATGTTTTATAACCTTTGGCTGTAAATTGAATCAATCGGAAAGTTTTTCTTGGCAAGATAAATTGTCCGGAAAAAAGATACAAGTTGTTACCGAACAACAAAATCCTGATTTAATAATTGTCAACGCTTGTTCGGTGACGCTTAAGGCAGAGCGAGAATTACGTCAAAAAGTAAATCAATTAAAAAGAAAATTTCCCCGGGCAGAATTGATATTAACTGGCTGTTTTTTGTTTCCTCCAAAAATTGTTAGAGTCTTATCCAGAGATAAAATGGCTAGTTTTATTGATAAACTAGCGAAACAATATTTAACTACTGGCGAAAAGTATAAAAGTTTATGCCGGACCAGAACTTTTATAAAAATTCAAGATGGGTGTAATAATTTTTGCGCTTATTGCATTGTGCCATATTTGCGCGGGCGTATTTATAGCCGCTCAATTTCGGAAATTATCAATGAAATAAGAAAGCGGGAAACGCAAGGCTGCCAGGAAATAGTTTTAGTTGGTACAGATTTGCAAAAATTCAAGGATAGAAACAATAATTTAATTGATTTATTAAATAAAATCTTGTCAGAAACAAAAATTAATCGTATTCGCATCTCTTCGCTTTGGCCAACGGCGATAAAACAACGATTAATAAATTTAATGAAAAATAATTCTAGAATTTGTCCGCACTTACATTTATCAATGCAGTCAGGCAGCAATGAGATATTAAAAGTTATGGGTCGGCCTTATCAGGCTAGTCAAATTCTAAATTTAATTAAACAAGCAAAGAAAATAAAAAATCTATCTTTAACGGCAGATTTAATAGTCGGATTCCCCGGAGAAACTAAAAAAGATTTTTTAAAAACCGTTAATTTTGTTAAAAAGGCCGGATTATTGAAAGTTCATGTCTTCAAGTATTCGCCCCGACCGGGTACTAAGGCCGCTAAAATGACAAATCAAGTTTTAGATGCCATCAAAACAGCCAGAAGCCAAGAATTGAAAGAGGTAAGCGACTTAATTTCTAAAAAATTTAAGAATAAGTACATTAGCAAAGTGATGCGGGTTTTATTTGAAGCTAAAAGGGATGGTTATTGGAGTGGTTTTACTGATAATTATCTGCGCGTTTATGTGCCCAGCCGAGTTCAATTAACCAATCAGTTTGTGGAGGTAAAGTTAACGAGCTTATTTAAAGATGGCTATCGCGCCAAAGTCGTAAAATAA
- a CDS encoding histidine triad nucleotide-binding protein, which translates to MCIFCQIINKEIPKDFIFADDQLVAFNDLHPSAPIHILIVSKKHIDSIATLKEEDINLIGNMIWRAKVLAEEKGIAKSGYKLIFNCGEDGGQIIQHIHLHLLGGEKVKCIV; encoded by the coding sequence ATGTGTATTTTTTGCCAAATCATTAATAAAGAAATTCCAAAAGATTTTATTTTTGCCGACGATCAGTTGGTGGCATTTAATGATTTGCATCCATCTGCTCCAATTCACATTCTAATTGTGTCAAAAAAACATATTGACAGTATTGCTACTTTAAAAGAAGAAGACATAAATCTTATTGGAAATATGATTTGGCGAGCCAAAGTTTTGGCCGAAGAAAAGGGGATTGCTAAGAGCGGTTATAAATTAATTTTCAATTGCGGCGAAGACGGCGGACAAATCATACAGCATATTCATCTTCATTTGCTTGGCGGCGAGAAGGTTAAATGTATAGTTTAA
- a CDS encoding YtxH domain-containing protein has protein sequence MSFKRTIKAGFFGALAGIIAGLFLAKKSGKELKEDLKVKGEELKSKAGEIAETMETKAKETIEEVKKDLSDESRDDRLQK, from the coding sequence ATGTCTTTCAAAAGAACAATAAAAGCAGGATTTTTTGGCGCTTTAGCTGGAATTATTGCCGGACTTTTCTTGGCGAAAAAATCAGGCAAAGAATTAAAAGAAGATCTTAAGGTAAAGGGAGAAGAATTAAAAAGCAAGGCCGGTGAAATTGCCGAGACCATGGAAACTAAGGCCAAAGAAACCATCGAAGAAGTTAAAAAAGATCTTAGTGATGAATCGCGAGACGATCGATTACAAAAATAA
- a CDS encoding ferredoxin: protein MPKFIVKVDEGKCIGCGSCVAVCPDNFELKENGRSHALQEEVDDLGCNQIAAESCPVQAITVEPSSAS from the coding sequence ATGCCAAAGTTTATAGTCAAAGTGGACGAGGGTAAGTGTATTGGCTGTGGGAGTTGCGTAGCCGTTTGTCCGGATAATTTTGAATTGAAAGAAAACGGCCGTTCCCACGCGCTCCAAGAAGAAGTAGATGATCTAGGCTGCAATCAAATAGCGGCCGAAAGTTGTCCGGTTCAGGCAATCACGGTTGAACCATCAAGCGCCTCGTAA
- the iorA gene encoding indolepyruvate ferredoxin oxidoreductase subunit alpha encodes MQINNSKIKQALLSGNEAVVRGALEAGVNFATTYPGTPASEIGDIFAKISKESNFYFEYSTNEKIALEAASGAAFSGLKSIVSMKHYGLNVALDSLLPLIYLECPLVVVISDDPGSWSSIQSEQDSRWFSRLGHLPTLEPADSQEALDMTKFAFEFTQKYKIPILIRLTTRVCHSRSLVKCNSISIENKIGKYIKKEFSVGTAVTLERHKNLFLKTRKLQDDFNKNNQFNFIKNGHDRKLGIVTSGVSYCYVREILENLNLDLPILKIGFSYPIFKNKYKEFFGQVNEILIVEELNPVLEREARRLLQEFGLTKKVYGKDLLPGVGELKPEYVLQAISNILKLPLPQDLLNQQKEFAELSIAPRPPILCAGCPHRSTFWMIKKAVGDQAVFGGDIGCYLIGALPPFKLADYIVSMGAGMGISHGVAKATGQKPVIFIGDSTFFHAGIPSLINMVYNQSDVLVVILDNRITAMTGHQPNPGVGLTGQGESTKALKIEEIVKACEVDNLEIINTFNIKESLEKIKKAYAAKGVSVVIAKGECRLLTVRRLTQKNINVPKFDITGDSDFSEFNNFKCPAIRRNEGGKYYIDQNTCWGCAVCGQIYPGKIHPTTKSKNLKIYF; translated from the coding sequence ATGCAAATTAATAATTCAAAGATAAAACAAGCTCTTTTGTCCGGGAATGAAGCGGTGGTAAGAGGCGCCTTAGAAGCTGGCGTTAATTTTGCGACCACTTATCCTGGTACGCCGGCCTCGGAAATTGGCGATATTTTCGCTAAAATATCAAAAGAATCGAACTTTTATTTTGAATATAGTACTAACGAAAAGATTGCCCTAGAAGCTGCCTCTGGTGCAGCTTTTTCTGGTTTAAAATCAATTGTTTCGATGAAGCATTATGGTCTTAACGTCGCTCTTGATAGTTTACTGCCGCTCATTTATTTAGAGTGTCCATTAGTAGTTGTTATTTCTGACGATCCGGGTTCGTGGAGTTCAATTCAATCAGAACAAGACAGCCGTTGGTTTTCACGATTAGGCCATTTACCAACTCTTGAACCGGCTGATAGTCAAGAAGCGCTGGACATGACCAAGTTTGCTTTTGAATTTACTCAAAAATATAAAATACCAATTTTGATCAGGCTAACTACCAGAGTTTGTCATTCCCGAAGTTTGGTAAAATGCAATTCCATTTCCATAGAAAACAAAATCGGCAAATATATAAAAAAAGAATTTAGCGTAGGCACGGCAGTTACGCTCGAGCGGCATAAAAATTTATTTCTTAAAACCAGGAAGCTGCAAGATGATTTTAATAAAAATAATCAGTTTAATTTTATTAAAAACGGCCATGATAGAAAATTAGGAATTGTTACTTCAGGGGTTTCTTATTGTTACGTTAGGGAAATTTTAGAAAATTTAAATTTGGACTTACCGATACTTAAAATCGGATTTAGTTATCCGATTTTTAAAAATAAATATAAAGAATTTTTTGGCCAAGTTAATGAAATTTTGATAGTAGAAGAATTAAATCCGGTTTTAGAAAGAGAGGCGCGTCGTTTGCTGCAAGAATTTGGCTTAACTAAAAAAGTTTATGGCAAAGATTTATTGCCTGGCGTTGGCGAATTAAAACCAGAATATGTTTTACAAGCCATTTCTAATATTTTAAAGTTGCCATTGCCGCAAGATTTATTAAATCAACAAAAAGAATTTGCTGAATTATCTATTGCGCCGCGTCCGCCAATTCTTTGCGCCGGCTGTCCGCACCGTTCAACTTTTTGGATGATCAAAAAGGCTGTTGGCGATCAGGCTGTTTTTGGCGGCGATATCGGTTGTTATTTAATCGGCGCTTTGCCGCCATTTAAATTAGCCGATTATATTGTTTCTATGGGCGCGGGCATGGGCATTTCCCATGGTGTGGCCAAGGCTACTGGGCAAAAACCCGTTATTTTCATTGGTGATAGCACCTTTTTCCACGCCGGCATTCCGAGCCTGATTAATATGGTTTATAACCAGTCAGATGTTTTGGTGGTGATTTTAGACAACAGAATCACGGCCATGACTGGTCATCAGCCTAATCCGGGCGTCGGTTTAACTGGTCAAGGAGAATCGACTAAGGCATTAAAAATAGAAGAAATAGTTAAGGCTTGCGAAGTTGATAATTTAGAAATCATCAATACTTTTAATATTAAAGAGTCGCTGGAAAAAATAAAAAAAGCTTACGCGGCTAAAGGAGTCTCCGTGGTTATCGCCAAGGGTGAATGCCGATTATTAACGGTCAGAAGATTAACGCAAAAAAATATCAATGTTCCAAAATTCGACATTACCGGAGATAGTGACTTTTCAGAATTTAATAATTTTAAATGTCCAGCCATTCGTCGGAATGAAGGTGGTAAATATTATATTGATCAAAATACTTGTTGGGGTTGTGCGGTTTGCGGACAAATTTATCCCGGTAAAATTCACCCCACCACCAAATCAAAAAACCTTAAGATTTATTTTTAG
- a CDS encoding indolepyruvate oxidoreductase subunit beta, with translation MENLNDKKFFNVIISGYGGQGVLTLAEILANAAQLADYDVKQAELHGLAQRGGSLECHLRFGKKIISPLIRQADADIIIGLELLETLRACYYANKNKTIILTNNKYFNPDPCAKDNGESEKIKKEIEKFSCVLHSIPADKILKENNLSLSLINTFMLGFLVKENALPIKKELIWRAISEKIKPEFLDKNEKVFNLAQQ, from the coding sequence ATGGAAAATCTTAACGATAAGAAATTTTTTAACGTCATTATCTCTGGCTATGGCGGGCAGGGTGTTTTGACATTGGCAGAGATTTTAGCCAATGCGGCTCAATTAGCCGATTATGACGTTAAGCAGGCTGAGCTACATGGTTTGGCTCAGCGCGGCGGATCACTGGAATGTCATTTGCGGTTCGGTAAAAAAATTATTTCACCGCTAATAAGACAGGCTGACGCAGATATTATTATTGGTTTAGAATTATTAGAAACATTGCGTGCCTGTTATTATGCTAATAAAAATAAAACGATAATTTTAACTAATAATAAATATTTTAATCCCGATCCTTGCGCAAAAGACAACGGTGAGAGTGAAAAAATAAAAAAAGAAATAGAAAAATTTTCATGTGTGTTGCACTCAATTCCCGCCGATAAAATTTTAAAAGAAAATAATTTGAGTTTATCATTGATTAACACTTTTATGTTGGGCTTTTTAGTTAAGGAGAATGCCTTACCGATAAAAAAAGAATTGATTTGGCGAGCAATTAGCGAAAAGATAAAGCCGGAATTCTTGGATAAAAACGAAAAAGTATTTAATTTAGCTCAACAATAA
- the rsmA gene encoding 16S rRNA (adenine(1518)-N(6)/adenine(1519)-N(6))-dimethyltransferase RsmA has protein sequence MSLLSDTKNYCSAYSLKPRRERGQNFLINPLIYRQIIEAADIQRDDTVLEIGPGLGYLTELLAERSGRVVAVEIDKNLLTILRQKFTYSKNIELVGDDALKINLEKLKLKNYKLVANLPYNITGAILRKFLDSDRKPKSLILMLQKEVAQRIISLPPKENLLSLMVQFYGRPKIVKIVSKNNFWPKPKIDSAIIKITTTNQESNTLVRPVCWTNGSRTNRQIDKKKFFSLLRAGFCSPRKYLISNLIKQEIFSRTDGESVWRELKFNPKVRAQELSLEQWEKLFKLSLLL, from the coding sequence ATGTCATTATTATCGGATACAAAAAATTATTGTTCAGCCTATAGCTTAAAGCCGCGGCGGGAAAGAGGGCAGAATTTTTTAATAAACCCTTTGATTTATAGGCAAATTATTGAAGCGGCTGATATTCAAAGAGATGATACAGTTTTAGAGATTGGCCCAGGTTTGGGTTATTTGACGGAGCTATTAGCCGAACGGTCAGGAAGGGTGGTTGCCGTAGAAATTGATAAAAATTTACTGACCATTTTAAGACAAAAATTTACTTACAGTAAAAACATAGAATTAGTCGGCGATGATGCGCTGAAAATTAATTTAGAAAAATTAAAATTAAAAAATTATAAATTAGTTGCCAACTTACCGTATAATATTACCGGCGCAATCTTAAGAAAGTTTTTAGATAGCGACAGGAAACCAAAATCATTAATTCTGATGTTGCAGAAAGAAGTGGCGCAAAGAATTATCAGCTTACCGCCGAAAGAAAATTTATTATCGCTCATGGTGCAATTCTATGGACGGCCTAAAATAGTAAAAATAGTTTCAAAAAATAATTTTTGGCCCAAACCAAAAATTGACAGCGCTATTATTAAAATTACTACTACAAATCAAGAATCAAATACCCTGGTCCGTCCCGTTTGCTGGACGAACGGGTCTAGGACGAATAGACAAATTGACAAAAAGAAATTTTTTAGTTTATTACGAGCGGGATTTTGTTCGCCGAGAAAATATTTAATTAGTAATTTAATAAAACAAGAAATTTTTTCTCGCACCGACGGAGAAAGTGTCTGGCGAGAGTTAAAATTTAATCCCAAGGTTAGAGCTCAGGAATTATCTTTGGAACAATGGGAAAAATTATTTAAGCTCTCATTGCTTTTATGA